A window of Candidatus Saccharibacteria bacterium contains these coding sequences:
- the tuf gene encoding elongation factor Tu has product MAASQFDRSKPHVNVGTMGHVDHGKTTLTAAITAVLAAKLPSDVNKSIAYDQIDNAPEERQRGITIATSHQEYESEARHYAHVDMPGHADYVKNMITGAAQIDGAVLVVSAADGPMPQTREHVLLARQVGVPKILVFLNKMDMADEELVELVEEDVRDLLAKQSFDRDCPIIKGSALKALEDPNSEWGDRIMELVKAMDDYIPQPERDLDKPFLMPIEDVFSIKGRGTVATGRIETGIVKLNDEVEVIGIRDTRKTVVTGIEAFKKQLDQGQAGDNAGLLLRGVERDDIERGQVIAKPGSVTPHTEFDAEVYVLTKEEGGRHTPFFKGYKPQFYFRTTDVTGEVELPADKEMVMPGDTITFKVKLLAPIAMDQGLRFAIREGGRTVGAGVVTSITK; this is encoded by the coding sequence ATGGCAGCATCACAATTTGACCGCTCCAAGCCTCACGTCAACGTCGGTACTATGGGCCACGTCGACCACGGTAAAACAACCCTAACCGCTGCGATTACTGCCGTTCTTGCTGCTAAGCTGCCAAGTGACGTCAACAAGTCTATCGCTTACGACCAGATTGACAATGCTCCAGAAGAGCGCCAGCGTGGTATTACCATCGCTACTTCTCACCAGGAATACGAAAGCGAAGCACGCCACTACGCTCACGTCGACATGCCTGGTCACGCTGACTACGTCAAGAACATGATTACCGGTGCTGCCCAGATCGATGGCGCCGTCCTGGTCGTCTCCGCTGCTGACGGCCCGATGCCTCAGACCCGCGAGCACGTCCTGCTGGCCCGCCAGGTTGGCGTACCGAAGATCCTGGTCTTCCTGAACAAGATGGACATGGCCGACGAAGAGCTCGTCGAGCTGGTTGAGGAAGATGTCCGCGACCTGCTTGCCAAGCAGAGCTTCGACCGTGACTGTCCGATCATCAAGGGTTCTGCCCTCAAGGCCCTCGAAGACCCGAACAGCGAGTGGGGCGACCGCATTATGGAACTGGTCAAGGCTATGGACGACTACATCCCACAGCCAGAGCGTGACCTCGACAAGCCATTCCTGATGCCTATCGAAGACGTCTTCTCGATCAAGGGTCGTGGTACTGTTGCTACCGGCCGTATCGAGACTGGTATCGTCAAGCTGAACGACGAAGTTGAAGTCATCGGTATCCGCGACACCCGCAAGACTGTCGTTACCGGTATCGAAGCTTTCAAGAAGCAGCTGGACCAGGGCCAGGCTGGTGACAACGCCGGTCTGCTGCTCCGTGGTGTTGAGCGCGACGACATCGAGCGCGGCCAGGTTATCGCCAAGCCGGGTTCCGTTACTCCTCACACCGAGTTCGACGCCGAGGTCTACGTCCTGACCAAGGAAGAAGGCGGCCGCCACACCCCGTTCTTTAAGGGTTACAAGCCGCAGTTCTACTTCCGCACCACCGACGTTACCGGTGAGGTTGAGCTCCCGGCTGACAAGGAAATGGTCATGCCTGGTGACACCATCACCTTCAAGGTCAAGCTGCTGGCTCCGATTGCTATGGACCAGGGTCTGCGCTTTGCTATCCGCGAAGGCGGCCGCACCGTTGGTGCCGGTGTTGTTACTTCTATCACCAAGTAG